In Acidimicrobiia bacterium, the DNA window CCCACTCGGGCTAGACGTATTTTTACTGACACTGATTTCCTCTCAGGAGTCTTACTTGGAAGAAGTAAATTTTACTCTAAAAGAACTCAGAAAAGCTAACTGTTCATAATATTTGTGGATTACTTAACCTCATGAGGCAAACGACTAAAGCTAAAATTTAGCTGAAGGTGGAAGAAAAGAACCCATGTCAGAGCCTTTGAGAATATCCTCAAAAGCATCAGGGTTTTTCTTCATTTCTTTTTGCATCGCCATGGCATTTTTCATCATACCGACTTTACCCTGCTTTTTCTTACCTTTTTTACCCTTTTTATTTCCGCCAGCACCACCTGGTAATGTGCCACCCATCATTTGTTTCATCATGGTTCGCATCTGTTGGAATTGTTTTAGCAATGCGTTCACCTCATTTGTAGTTCTACCAGAACCTCCCGCAATACGTGTCCTACGAGAACCATTAATTATCGAAGGTTCATCACGTTCTTTCTTAGTCATTGAAAGGATAATTGCTTCTACATGTGCGATTTGTTTATCATCGATTTCTACATCTTTCATTTCTTTTGGCATACCAGGCATCATTTTCATAATCCCGCCAAGTGGTCCCATTTTTTGTATAGATTTTAGTTGATCTAAAAAATCGCCTAAACCGAAATCACCCTGTGCCATTTTATGGCCGAGTTCAGTAGCTTGATCTTGCGTATATAAAGTTTCTGCCTTTTCAATAAGAGTTAATACATCGCCCATTCCCAAGATACGCGAAGCCATGCGGTCTGGATAAAAATCTTCAAAATCTTCTAGCTTTTCACCAGTACCAACATAAAGAATTGGCGCACCCGTAACAGCACGAACTGAAAGCGCTGCACCACCACGTGCATCACCATCAATTTTTGTTAGTATTACACCACTTAATGGAATTCTCTTATTAAAAGTATCAGCGACATTTACTGCCTCTTGACCAATCATTGCATCAATAACTAATAATGTATTATCGGGTTTTGTTAAATCAACAATCTGTTCGAGTTCCTTCATCAGATCATCATCAATTTGTAGACGACCTGCTGTATCAATAATCATCGTGTCGCGATTTAAACGAGCCGCTTCTTCGAAAGCACCTTTTATGACATCTTTAATTTTTGATTTACGTTTACCCTGATCAATTGAAAATACTGGAACAGATATTTTCTCACCCAAAACTTTTAGCTGTTCAATAGCTGCTGGTCTTTGTAAATCACATGCGACTAAAAGTGGGCTTTTACCTTTTGAGAGTAAATGTTTTGCTAATTTTCCTGCATGTGTAGTCTTACCAGATCCCTGTAGACCAGCCAATAATATTATTGTCGGTGGCTTAGAAGAAACATTTAACTTAACTGCTTCCCCGCCCAATAAATTCATCAATTCTTCATTAACTATTTTTATTATTTGTTGATCTGGACTTAAAGCAGGTGAAGGCACAATACCTTTACATTGCTCTGCAATTTTGGATATGAAAGCATCGATAACAGAAATATTTACGTCAGCGTCTATAAGCGCACTTCTGATATCGCTAGAAACTGTTTCTATATCAGAATCAGTTATTCTTGACGTACTCTTGAGCTTGTCAAAGATATTTTCGAATTTTGAGGTTAAAGAATCAAACATGGTTTGTTATTCTAATATCATCATGTCTCAGTATTTGCATGATATTACCAATTCGAATGCTCGAAAGCCGTTTGGTATTTGACCAAAACCTCACATGGGTGTAAAATATGCTTTATGTCCGATTTTGCCGATACTGTTTATGTGATACCAACAGAACTTCGCCAAGCTTTAAGTAAATGTGAAAATCTATCAAATAGAGATCTCATATGGGATCTAAGGCGTGAATTAGAAATATTTAATATTTTTGGTAGAAATAGTAATTTGGCCACCCGAAGAAGAATAGCTGTACAGCTAAAGCGCTGCCTTTTCACAAAAAGTCCTCTTACTAGTAATTCTGTGTATATCAGAAGCCACCTCCTTGATTTAACATTTACAGAATTAGAGACATCATTGCTCAAACAAGAAGGGCGAGATAGATTAATTTCTGAAAACATAATCGCTGATCAAATAAAAAATGGCAGTGATCCGGTGCTTGCACGAATACTGAGAAATAGCCAATCAATGACGAATCCTTTTATTGCCGGTTTTTACCAAGTTGGCGGAAAGATAAAACCAATTTATGGACCACGTTTTTTCGAGTCAAAGAGACAGGTACCAAATACTATGTTTGGTGGTCGAGATGAAGTAAAAACTGTTTGTTTGATCGAGGCAGAATTTAAAAAAATGGATAAAGCTTCTGTTGTTAAAAGTTTGAACTGGAATGCTTTGCCAGAAGAACTGCGTAACCATTTTGAAAATGGAGAAATATTAGTTACGACAGGACTTGACCTTTACGATCTCGAGCCAAATAAGATTGTGGAAGTAACTAAATCTTTTAAAACAAATTATCAACAAGAAATCGTAAGAGAAGCATTGGAGAACGATGCCGGCAAAAATAAATTTTACATTTTATATTATGGTGAATATAGCGATATGGGTAATGGCAGAACTGGCGTAGTAATGCAATATATTGACCATGAGCTGATTCCCGTCAAAGTTGATGTTCGTGGCGAAGAATATATAGTTGAAGTTAAAGGCTGCGGAATGACTAAAGGAGGCTTCGGAGATAAACACCAGAGAACCGGCAGGGATACGGTTACTGGAGCTCTAGAGTACGAACAAGCAATAACTGAAATCGACCAGCTTGAAGCTGTCGAATTCCTTGATGGGCCAAAAGCAGCTGGCGCTATAACCTTCACATCTCATGATACTAGACACAAAATATATGACCACATTCTTGATGAGAACACTCCATTCGAACAAGGTTACATCATCCGGCTTTCACCTTCTACTGTGCGTATGTCTTTTACTGGCGCAGATATATATCCAGATATAGAAACACCAGAATATGTTGACCATGTTTTACGTATTTACTCAGAACAATTAGCACAATTACTTTTTAGTGACAATCCACGTATAATGGATCGGTCTTCACATAGCGAAAATCTTTTACTTTGGGGAGATGGCAAAGTAACTTATACAGATTACTCAGACCACGTTTCATTAAATGATTCTGATTTTCCTCAAGTTGAAGCTAGTTTTACAAAAATTTCCATAAAAAAGATGCTCGAATTTTATATAACAATGGTTGATGAAATACCTGGCTATGTAGAAGAAAGAGACAAGAAAATATTTTTAGAACACCTTAAAAATGAATTTTTTAAATATGGTATTGACTTAGATTTTGCAATTGATTCTGATCCAGTATTGGTAACTCAAGAACTTTGGGAAAAAGTATTTGCATTTGAGGTGTACTTCGCTAGAAAACTAAATGGATATTTTCCCGAAAAAGCCATTAATCACGTAGTAAGTTCTATCAGTTTAAATATCTCTAAAGCTGGCTTTAAAGACCATAGTGTTGTTAATTCACTTGACGTTAAAGCTAGAATAAAGCTGTTAGATGCCTACGAAATATTATCTAAATTAAAAGATTCAGGAAAACAGACTTTAGTAGATCCAGAGGAATTTTTACGAACAATAAGCTCCGGAACATTCGGTCAAGTTGTTAATATCGTAGGAAGAATCATAGATATCTCTGATCCAGAGATTTATTATGAGAAATCCCAATGCTGGGCATTATATGAATCGGCAATTTTTTATAGTGAAATATACTTTAATATCTTCGATAAATGTAATAGCTTTTTTGATCATGAATTAGACCTTTTAGAAAGTGCACTACTTAACTCTCCAGAAAGCTATAGAAATCAAATAGTTAAAGACATCGAACATCTAAAAGATAGAATACAAATTGTTAACAAAATATTAGAAGGCGACCTTGATATACTTTTTGAGACAATATCTGATCCTGAAAAGGTTAGAGAACTTCTTACTTTGGACTATTTTTCGTTATCTAGCATTGATCGCTCTTTAGGAATTATAGCTAGCTAGACATCAAGGCATTTACAAAATCTTTTGGAACAAATGGTATAAGGTCATTTTGTCCTTCACCAATACCCACCCATTTAGTTGGAATTCCAAGCTCATGTTCGATTGCTAAGGTTATTCCGCCTTTGGCAGATCCATCAAGCTTTGTTAATATTACTCCAGTTACATCTAAAGCTTGCGAAAATTCTCTGGCTTGGACCAACCCATTTTGCCCAGTTGTTGCATCAAGGACTAAAAAGACTTCTTTTAATGACCCTTTAGTTCGTTCAATTACCCTACGAATCTTTTTTATTTCTTCCATCAAGTTTGACTTTGTATGTAAGCGGCCAGCTGTATCCACTAATACTATGTCATATTTTTTGGCATTTGCTTTTTCCATACCATCAAAGACTACAGACGCTGGGTCTGCTCCTTCTACACTTCTCACAATGTCAACATCGATCCGTTCAGCCCATGTTTCAAGTTGATCAGCAGCTGCAGCACGGAATGTATCTGCTGCTACCATCAGCACAGTTTTTCCCTGCTCCTTATAATGAGATGCTACTTTTGCAATTGAAGTAGTTTTACCCACTCCATTAACACCAGAAAATAACCAAACGTTAATCTTTCCGTCATCGATTATTAGTTTACGTTCGTCTATAAAAACATCTTCTATCTCATCTCTGACGATTTTTAAAGCTATAGAGATATCCGAGACTTTTTCATTATCACATTTTGTTTTAATATTTTCTGTAATATATTTTGCAGTATTGGTACCAACGTCTCCAAGTAGTAGCATTTCTTCAATACCTTGAAAGAAACTCGGATCTACAGTTGTTTTACCTCTTAATTTTGTCAATGATGTTGAAAAAACTCCACGAGTTTTAGTAATTCGTTCTTCTAAAGTTTTTGGTTTTTCAATTATTAAAGTGTTAGAATCACTTTTTTTAGTTATACCATCTGTTTTTTTACTATTTGAATATTTCTTTATTAGACCTAATAATAGGCCTGCGAAACTACCTATGCCTACATATAATATTAGTTCTGTATAATCAAACGCTGTTGAGGCAATAGTCATTATATTCCTTTTTAACTAAAATAATTTTAACACTATTTTTTTAGAGGGTTTTCGCTGCCATCATCAGTAACTTCTATGTGTGTTGTTAATGGTGCACTAATATGTTCTTTTTCAATTGGGTTTTGTGCATTTGTATAGGTAATCGTTTGCGAAGGTGTTGGAAGCACAATACCTTTTTTATCAAATGCTGATTTAATCCTCAATCTTAATACTCTAGCGATATCCCATTGTGCTGAAGGTATTGTTTTCATTACAACACGTATCAATATTCTATCTGCGGCTATTTCTTCAATACCTAGAACTTCTGGAACTCCTAAAACTTCTGTTGCACGATCTTTAGCTAATTGGTCAGCTGTTTCTTTGATCACTTTTTGTGCAAAATCGAGATCAGTATCTAGAGCAACACCAATATCTAAAAGAGCACGTCCCCACTGTTGAGATTTGTTACCAGCTCTAACAATTTCACCATTTGGTATATACCAAACAACACCATATACATCTCGTAACCTTGTTGAACGAAGTGTCACTTGCTCTACAGTGCCTTCTGCAAGACCCGCGTCTATGTAGTCTGATACACCATACCAGTCTTCAACTAATATAAAAATCCCTGCTAGAAAATCTTTAATCATCGATTGTGCACCAAAACCTATTACAACACCAAATATTCCTGCTCCAGCAAACAGTGGTGCAAACTGAACTTTGAATGTTTGTAGAATTAACAATATAGTTGCACTAAAGATCATGAAAGTACCTACACCTTTAATTGCAGATCCAATAGTTTCGGCACGTTGCACTGCTCTACCACTTGGTGTTTCTGATGTCTCTAGTCTTGATAATCCAGTTCTCTTCTTAAATGTTTTTATCTTGTTATGTGCAGATTCTTTAGTTAATTTTTTGACTATTCGTTTTACGAATAGTCGCATTATCCTGTTTAGGACATATGCTAAAAAGATTATTGAAAGGACCCGTAATGGTCTTGTAAATGAATTTACAATATCAGCAGCATATTGTGATGATGTAAGACTGTAAGTCAATTCACATAGAGTTCCTCGATGCTCCTTTGGTCCGCACGCATCCAGAAGTTCCACCGAATCACTATTTAATATAGTATTTAATACATTAATCATGGTTTATATTGAACTTTCTAGTGCATCTGCAATGGTAGTACGACTTTCGACTTGTTCTGCTCTCTCAGTGTCATCACTTTCTCTATCTTCTTCGCGATGATGAGCATTGAGATCCACAACGCTATCGAGATCGCCATCATCAATTGAAGTTAAATCGATTGTTAATGATTCGGTTGATTCTGACGTTTCGGAACGGTCGCGAAGCGCTAGAGAAATTTCTGCATCGCTTGATTCTATATTCGAAGATTTAATTTTAGAATCGGAAGGGTTCTCGATACGTTGTTTGATCGCACGTGAAGAGCCTCCTGGAGACATAGTCACACCGTAAAGCTCATCAGCAGCCTCCATTGTTTTCTTTTGATGAGAGACAATTATTAACTGTGCATCGTTTCTAAATTCGCTTATTAAGTCTAGAAATCTAAGGAGGTTTGGTTCATCAAGCGCTGCTTCGACTTCATCCATTATATAAAAAGGTGATGGTCTTGATTTAAATACTGCAAATAAGAACGCTAATGCGGTTAGTGACCTTTCCCCACCTGAAAGCAACGATAACCTACGTACATTCTTACCACTAGGTCGCGCCTCCATATCTATCCCTGTATTTAACATATCATTTGGATCAGTAAGTGTTAATCTTCCAGCGCCACCTGCGAACAATGTTGTGAATAGTAACGAAAAATGTTTTTGGACGTCTTCGAATGCTTTTTCAAATACTGTTACTATTTCTTGATCGATGTTTCTTATTACTTTTTGCAATTCACGTCTTGATGCTTTTATATCATCGAGTTGCTGGTTTAAGAAAACATGACGTTCAGAAAGTTCGTCGTATTCTGAAATTGCTAATGGGTTTATTGGCCCCATAAGTTTAAGTTCTCTATCTAGATCACGTGCCCTCGATGTAAGTGTGGTTCCTTCTGGCACTTCTGGCATTGGAGCTTCTATTGCGATTGTAGGTTCACAGTCATAGTTAGTACGCAGGTTTTCGACTGCTGCTGTTAGCTTTAATCGTAATTCTGCTTTGTTAATCTCATGTCTTTGAATTAATTCACGAATTTCAAGGACTGATTTCTCTAATGTCCTTCTGTTATTTCTTAATTCTTCTAATTTAAATGTTGACTCATGAGCTTTTTGTGTTTGTAGATTGCGCTCTTCTGTTAATATTTCGAGAGTTTTTTTCGCTTGGCTCTCTATATGCTCCGCTCTTGAATATAATTTATCAATTTTTTCTAATGCATTTAATGATTTTTCTCGTCTTAAGTTTGCTTCTTGTTCTTTTATTGGATCCTTGGCTAATCTCTCATT includes these proteins:
- the ffh gene encoding signal recognition particle protein, whose product is MFDSLTSKFENIFDKLKSTSRITDSDIETVSSDIRSALIDADVNISVIDAFISKIAEQCKGIVPSPALSPDQQIIKIVNEELMNLLGGEAVKLNVSSKPPTIILLAGLQGSGKTTHAGKLAKHLLSKGKSPLLVACDLQRPAAIEQLKVLGEKISVPVFSIDQGKRKSKIKDVIKGAFEEAARLNRDTMIIDTAGRLQIDDDLMKELEQIVDLTKPDNTLLVIDAMIGQEAVNVADTFNKRIPLSGVILTKIDGDARGGAALSVRAVTGAPILYVGTGEKLEDFEDFYPDRMASRILGMGDVLTLIEKAETLYTQDQATELGHKMAQGDFGLGDFLDQLKSIQKMGPLGGIMKMMPGMPKEMKDVEIDDKQIAHVEAIILSMTKKERDEPSIINGSRRTRIAGGSGRTTNEVNALLKQFQQMRTMMKQMMGGTLPGGAGGNKKGKKGKKKQGKVGMMKNAMAMQKEMKKNPDAFEDILKGSDMGSFLPPSAKF
- a CDS encoding mechanosensitive ion channel family protein, encoding MINVLNTILNSDSVELLDACGPKEHRGTLCELTYSLTSSQYAADIVNSFTRPLRVLSIIFLAYVLNRIMRLFVKRIVKKLTKESAHNKIKTFKKRTGLSRLETSETPSGRAVQRAETIGSAIKGVGTFMIFSATILLILQTFKVQFAPLFAGAGIFGVVIGFGAQSMIKDFLAGIFILVEDWYGVSDYIDAGLAEGTVEQVTLRSTRLRDVYGVVWYIPNGEIVRAGNKSQQWGRALLDIGVALDTDLDFAQKVIKETADQLAKDRATEVLGVPEVLGIEEIAADRILIRVVMKTIPSAQWDIARVLRLRIKSAFDKKGIVLPTPSQTITYTNAQNPIEKEHISAPLTTHIEVTDDGSENPLKK
- the ftsY gene encoding signal recognition particle-docking protein FtsY, translating into MTIASTAFDYTELILYVGIGSFAGLLLGLIKKYSNSKKTDGITKKSDSNTLIIEKPKTLEERITKTRGVFSTSLTKLRGKTTVDPSFFQGIEEMLLLGDVGTNTAKYITENIKTKCDNEKVSDISIALKIVRDEIEDVFIDERKLIIDDGKINVWLFSGVNGVGKTTSIAKVASHYKEQGKTVLMVAADTFRAAAADQLETWAERIDVDIVRSVEGADPASVVFDGMEKANAKKYDIVLVDTAGRLHTKSNLMEEIKKIRRVIERTKGSLKEVFLVLDATTGQNGLVQAREFSQALDVTGVILTKLDGSAKGGITLAIEHELGIPTKWVGIGEGQNDLIPFVPKDFVNALMSS